One Mycolicibacterium crocinum DNA window includes the following coding sequences:
- the ppc gene encoding phosphoenolpyruvate carboxylase — protein MAEAADASLEPIGAVQRTQVGREATEPMREDIRLLGAILGDTVREQNGDEVFELVEKARVESFRVRRSEIDRSELAQLFDGIDVHQAIPVIRAFTHFALLANVAEDIHRERRRAVHVAAGEPPQDSTLAATYEKLDAAHLDAATVQTALTGALVAPVITAHPTETRRRTVFDTQHRITQLMRVRLHGQDETEDGQPVETELRRQILTLWQTALIRLSRLKIQDEIEVGLRYYPAAFFEVIPKVNAEVREALRARWPDADLLPEPILRPGSWIGGDRDGNPNVTAEVVRLATGSAAYTALGHYFSELTKLEQELSMSARLVKTTDKLVALADACTEPARMDEPYRRALRVVHARLTATGHDILDRTPQHTLDLGVQPYATPDELLKDLDVIDASLRGNGSALLADDRLARLREAVDVFGFHLSSLDMRQNSDVHEEVIAELLSWAGVHPDYASLSERERVVVLTAELKTRRPLVRDDSEVSELARKELDIVFAAARAVNVFGPEAVPNYIISMCQSVSDMLEAAILLKEAGLLDVSGDDVYAPVGIVPLFETIDDLQRGASILEAMLDLPLYRAMIHARGESQEVMLGYSDSNKDGGYLAANWALYRAELDLVESARKTGIRLRLFHGRGGTVGRGGGPSYDAILAQPPGAVNGSLRLTEQGEVIAAKYAEPRIAHRNLETLLAATLESTLLDTEGLGDLAEQAYQVLDDLAARAQRAYAELVHETPGFVDYFKASTPVSEIGSLNIGSRPTSRKPTTSISDLRAIPWVLAWSQSRVMLPGWYGTGTAVEEWIAENDGGLEVLQELYKKWPFFATVLSNMAQVLAKADMGLAARYSELVDDEELRARVFDKIVAEYGRTLRIHQLITGQDDLLADNPALARSVFNRFPYLEPLNHLQVELLRRYRSGDDDELVQRGILLTMSGLASALRNSG, from the coding sequence ATGGCTGAAGCTGCGGACGCGTCGCTGGAACCGATCGGCGCGGTACAGCGCACCCAGGTGGGACGCGAGGCCACCGAGCCGATGCGCGAGGACATCCGACTGCTCGGCGCGATCCTCGGCGACACCGTGCGCGAACAGAACGGCGACGAGGTATTCGAGCTCGTGGAGAAGGCCCGCGTCGAGTCGTTCCGCGTCAGACGATCTGAGATCGACCGGTCCGAGCTGGCCCAGCTGTTCGACGGCATCGACGTCCATCAGGCCATCCCGGTAATCCGTGCCTTTACGCACTTCGCGCTCTTGGCCAACGTCGCCGAGGACATCCACCGTGAGCGGCGTCGCGCCGTGCACGTCGCCGCCGGGGAGCCGCCGCAGGACAGCACCCTGGCCGCCACCTACGAGAAGCTCGACGCCGCACACCTGGACGCCGCCACGGTGCAGACGGCACTCACAGGTGCGCTCGTCGCGCCGGTCATCACCGCCCATCCGACCGAAACCCGCAGGCGCACGGTCTTCGACACCCAACACCGGATCACCCAACTGATGCGGGTGCGGTTGCACGGTCAGGACGAGACCGAGGACGGCCAGCCGGTCGAGACCGAACTGCGCCGACAGATCCTGACGCTGTGGCAGACCGCGCTGATCCGGTTGTCCCGGTTGAAGATTCAGGACGAGATCGAGGTGGGTCTGCGGTACTACCCGGCGGCGTTCTTCGAGGTGATTCCGAAGGTGAACGCCGAGGTTCGCGAGGCGCTGCGCGCCCGTTGGCCCGACGCCGACCTGCTGCCGGAGCCGATTCTGCGCCCGGGCTCGTGGATCGGCGGCGACCGCGACGGCAACCCGAACGTGACCGCCGAGGTGGTGCGGCTGGCCACCGGCAGCGCCGCCTACACCGCGCTGGGGCACTACTTCTCCGAGCTGACCAAGCTCGAGCAGGAACTGTCGATGTCGGCGCGGCTGGTGAAGACCACCGACAAGCTGGTCGCCCTGGCCGATGCCTGCACCGAGCCGGCCCGGATGGACGAGCCCTATCGGCGGGCGTTGCGGGTGGTGCATGCCCGCCTCACGGCGACCGGTCACGACATTCTGGACCGGACGCCGCAGCACACCCTCGATTTGGGGGTGCAGCCCTACGCGACGCCTGACGAATTGTTGAAAGATCTCGACGTCATCGACGCATCGCTGCGCGGCAACGGCAGCGCGCTGCTGGCCGACGACCGGCTGGCCAGACTGCGGGAAGCCGTGGATGTCTTCGGGTTTCACCTCAGCAGCCTGGATATGCGGCAGAACTCCGACGTCCACGAGGAGGTCATCGCCGAACTGTTGTCGTGGGCCGGGGTACATCCCGATTACGCGTCGCTGTCCGAACGGGAGCGGGTCGTCGTTCTGACCGCCGAGCTGAAAACCCGCCGCCCGCTGGTGCGTGACGACTCCGAGGTGTCGGAGCTGGCCCGCAAGGAACTCGACATCGTCTTTGCCGCTGCCCGCGCCGTCAATGTGTTCGGCCCCGAAGCGGTACCCAACTACATCATCTCGATGTGCCAGTCGGTGTCCGACATGCTGGAGGCCGCGATCCTGCTGAAAGAGGCAGGGCTGCTGGATGTTTCGGGCGACGACGTCTATGCGCCCGTCGGTATTGTTCCGCTGTTCGAGACGATCGACGATCTGCAGCGCGGTGCGTCGATTCTCGAGGCGATGTTGGATCTTCCGCTGTACCGCGCGATGATCCACGCCCGCGGGGAAAGCCAGGAGGTGATGCTGGGCTACTCCGACTCCAATAAGGACGGCGGGTACCTCGCTGCCAACTGGGCGCTCTACCGGGCCGAGCTGGATCTGGTGGAATCGGCCCGCAAGACCGGTATCCGGTTGCGGCTCTTCCACGGTCGCGGCGGTACCGTCGGCCGCGGCGGCGGCCCGAGCTACGACGCGATCCTGGCCCAGCCGCCCGGTGCGGTCAACGGCTCGCTGCGGCTGACCGAACAGGGTGAGGTGATCGCGGCCAAGTATGCCGAACCGCGCATCGCCCATCGCAACCTGGAGACGCTGCTGGCGGCCACACTGGAGTCGACGCTGCTGGACACCGAGGGTCTTGGTGACCTCGCCGAACAGGCCTACCAGGTGCTCGACGACCTCGCCGCCCGCGCGCAACGGGCCTACGCCGAATTGGTCCACGAGACACCGGGATTCGTCGACTACTTCAAGGCATCCACACCCGTCAGCGAGATCGGCTCACTCAACATCGGCAGCCGACCGACATCGCGCAAACCCACCACGTCGATCTCCGATCTACGGGCGATCCCGTGGGTGCTGGCCTGGAGTCAATCACGTGTCATGCTGCCCGGCTGGTACGGCACAGGCACCGCGGTCGAGGAGTGGATCGCCGAGAACGACGGCGGCCTCGAGGTGCTCCAGGAGCTCTACAAGAAGTGGCCGTTCTTCGCCACTGTGCTGTCGAATATGGCTCAGGTGCTGGCGAAGGCGGACATGGGACTGGCCGCCCGGTATTCCGAGCTGGTCGACGACGAGGAGTTGCGCGCCCGGGTGTTCGACAAGATCGTCGCCGAGTACGGCCGCACTCTGCGGATCCACCAGCTGATCACCGGGCAGGACGATCTGCTCGCCGACAATCCGGCCCTGGCCCGCTCGGTGTTCAACCGCTTCCCATACCTGGAGCCGCTCAACCACTTACAGGTCGAGTTGCTGCGCCGCTACCGGTCCGGGGACGACGACGAGCTGGTCCAGCGCGGCATCCTGCTCACGATGAGCGGGCTGGCGTCGGCACTGCGAAACAGCGGCTAG
- the secG gene encoding preprotein translocase subunit SecG has protein sequence MVLTLQIILVVTSVLVVLLVLLHRAKGGGLSTLFGGGVQSSLSGSTVVEKNLDRLTLFVTGIWVVSIIGMALQIKYS, from the coding sequence ATGGTTTTGACTCTGCAGATCATCCTGGTGGTCACCAGCGTGCTGGTGGTGCTGCTGGTGCTGCTGCACCGCGCCAAGGGTGGCGGCCTGTCGACGCTGTTCGGCGGCGGCGTGCAGTCCAGCCTGTCCGGGTCGACCGTGGTGGAGAAGAACCTCGACCGCCTCACGCTGTTCGTCACCGGCATCTGGGTGGTGTCCATCATCGGCATGGCACTACAGATCAAGTACAGCTGA
- a CDS encoding glycosyltransferase family 39 protein, which translates to MAVAVLIYLPKLMAVVLVDHDDVISVVTATCNQGNFLNSPLKGHWADASQWQRYWQLSSHWCFGQIQSDMVHYDIHPPFYFWVLHVWFVLFGVSLVSGLVLNLVVVCLTAVIIYVTCRVLAVSSTLSFLATLAWTVSLPSRTAVSVIRQYSLFTMFTAALLLVAVLWLQKKQLRYLVALCVVLVVGVLTHFQFPIPAAVTIVLVAAILWRRRSLRELAQLGLAVVVAAVAFYVVEPSFMESVWRAREQAQSFTFPQLFQRAGAVIPTALQLFNPLDWSHPLPYGLLDWAQPQYVVINLLSIAIGVGTTYLVVRIVVRAIRSGPRGVDGWLTVQRLPICAGVLCLLTAFAMYVSFISPVQAIGLQYLYFVTPFLFVGVARMAQDGLDAQDSPGVRWQRLASALPAVLLVCAIVSSALFVVHRSEFEPLRDIARADALIVDSDHFGVLPAILWHADPRTKVFAASQDVILANRPDAGPAVAAREFYYVSSTAYENTRAKQEQILHWLRGLGHGDGATVRQGVVPLIPLGGDIYRFTR; encoded by the coding sequence GTGGCCGTCGCCGTCCTGATTTATCTACCGAAACTCATGGCGGTCGTGCTGGTCGACCACGATGACGTCATCAGCGTCGTCACCGCAACGTGCAATCAGGGGAACTTCCTGAACTCGCCGCTGAAGGGCCACTGGGCGGATGCCTCGCAGTGGCAGCGGTACTGGCAATTGAGCTCCCACTGGTGCTTTGGCCAGATCCAAAGCGACATGGTCCATTACGACATCCACCCGCCCTTCTACTTCTGGGTGCTTCATGTCTGGTTCGTGCTGTTCGGCGTCTCGCTCGTCAGCGGTCTCGTGCTCAATCTCGTCGTCGTGTGCCTGACAGCGGTGATCATCTACGTCACCTGCCGGGTGCTGGCGGTGTCGAGCACGCTGAGCTTCCTCGCAACGCTGGCCTGGACGGTGAGCCTGCCGTCGCGGACCGCGGTGAGCGTCATCCGGCAGTACTCACTGTTCACCATGTTCACCGCGGCGTTGTTGCTCGTGGCCGTGCTCTGGCTCCAGAAGAAGCAGTTGCGCTATCTGGTCGCGCTCTGTGTCGTGCTGGTCGTCGGGGTCCTGACGCACTTTCAGTTCCCGATACCCGCCGCCGTCACCATTGTCTTGGTGGCGGCAATTCTGTGGCGGCGTCGCTCATTGAGGGAGCTCGCTCAGCTGGGGCTCGCTGTCGTGGTGGCGGCAGTGGCGTTCTATGTCGTGGAGCCGAGTTTCATGGAATCTGTTTGGCGGGCGCGCGAACAGGCGCAGTCCTTCACATTCCCGCAACTGTTTCAGCGCGCGGGTGCAGTCATACCGACGGCGCTGCAACTCTTCAACCCCCTCGACTGGTCGCACCCGTTGCCCTACGGTCTGCTCGACTGGGCGCAGCCCCAGTACGTGGTGATCAACCTGCTGAGCATCGCCATCGGTGTGGGCACGACGTATCTCGTGGTCAGGATCGTGGTGCGGGCCATCCGATCGGGGCCGCGCGGTGTGGACGGTTGGCTGACGGTCCAGCGGCTGCCGATCTGTGCGGGCGTGTTGTGCCTGCTGACAGCCTTCGCGATGTACGTCTCGTTCATCAGCCCCGTGCAAGCGATAGGTCTGCAATATCTGTACTTCGTCACACCATTTTTGTTCGTCGGCGTGGCGCGAATGGCTCAAGACGGCCTCGATGCCCAAGACAGCCCGGGCGTCCGGTGGCAGCGGCTGGCCTCCGCGCTACCGGCGGTGCTGTTGGTGTGTGCGATTGTCTCGTCGGCGTTGTTCGTGGTTCACCGTTCGGAGTTCGAACCGCTTCGAGATATCGCGCGTGCCGACGCGTTGATCGTGGACTCCGACCACTTCGGCGTGCTGCCCGCGATCCTGTGGCATGCCGATCCCCGCACGAAGGTGTTCGCCGCCTCCCAAGACGTCATCCTTGCCAACCGTCCCGACGCCGGTCCCGCTGTGGCGGCCCGCGAGTTCTACTACGTCAGCTCGACGGCATATGAAAACACCCGCGCCAAGCAGGAGCAGATTCTGCACTGGCTGAGGGGTCTGGGCCACGGTGACGGGGCCACGGTGCGGCAAGGAGTCGTCCCGCTGATCCCGCTGGGCGGCGATATTTACCGGTTCACTCGCTGA
- a CDS encoding DUF309 domain-containing protein, with protein sequence MARDRDESGRPRNARARDELGRPLPEGVEGVPRIPDDLQIAPAETLAYAQDLLNRGRAFHAHEVFEAAWKNGPDDERTLWQGLAQLAVGITHIQRGNRKGAAALLTRASILLGSVTDAPYGVDLLGLTAAATALADDLTKDATIDPARLRPRLGTKPAGEASNPL encoded by the coding sequence ATGGCACGCGACCGCGACGAGTCCGGCCGGCCCCGCAATGCCAGGGCCCGCGACGAACTCGGCCGGCCGCTACCGGAAGGCGTCGAAGGAGTGCCCCGCATCCCGGACGATCTTCAGATAGCGCCGGCCGAAACACTGGCCTATGCGCAGGATCTGCTGAACCGGGGCCGCGCTTTTCACGCACATGAGGTTTTCGAGGCCGCGTGGAAGAACGGTCCCGACGACGAGCGCACGCTCTGGCAGGGCCTGGCCCAACTCGCCGTGGGCATCACGCACATCCAGCGCGGTAACCGCAAGGGCGCCGCAGCGCTACTGACGCGTGCGTCGATCCTCCTGGGCAGCGTCACCGACGCGCCATACGGCGTCGACCTCCTCGGTCTGACCGCGGCCGCAACCGCACTCGCCGACGATCTCACAAAGGACGCGACCATCGACCCGGCACGACTGCGCCCCCGGTTGGGAACCAAACCGGCGGGAGAAGCGTCAAACCCACTATGA
- a CDS encoding ATPase, translated as MVDKPPPPRTGRDRIKTLAQAALNADVTVDQLDTILTQMSESLTDLNTTMSGMNGTLEYFEETLGVFNSTLTRIDELAPRLNAVVERMEGIVDRIERIVGIGEAVMSPLAATESAVRGVVNAMRRQGR; from the coding sequence ATGGTTGACAAGCCGCCCCCGCCGCGCACCGGTCGCGACCGGATCAAGACCCTGGCCCAGGCCGCACTCAACGCCGACGTCACCGTCGACCAGCTCGACACAATCCTGACTCAGATGAGCGAGTCCCTGACCGACCTCAACACCACGATGAGCGGGATGAACGGCACCCTCGAATACTTCGAGGAGACGCTGGGCGTGTTCAACTCCACCCTGACCCGCATCGATGAGCTCGCGCCCCGGCTCAACGCGGTGGTCGAGCGAATGGAAGGGATCGTCGACCGCATCGAGCGCATCGTGGGAATCGGTGAGGCGGTGATGTCACCGCTGGCGGCCACCGAGTCGGCGGTGCGCGGGGTGGTCAACGCGATGCGCCGCCAGGGTCGTTAG
- the tpiA gene encoding triose-phosphate isomerase — protein MARKPLIAGNWKMNLNHFEAIALVQKIAFSLPDKYFDKVDVTVIPPFTDLRSVQTLVDGDKLRLTYGAQDLSQHDSGAYTGDISGAFLAKLGCTFVVVGHSERRTYHHEDDAVVAEKAAAAFRHGLTPIVCIGEQLEVREGGGHVEFCVNSLRGSLAGLTKEQLAGVVIAYEPVWAIGTGRVASAADAQEVCAAIRAELGNLASPAAADGIRVLYGGSVNAKNVGEIVAQKDVDGALVGGASLAGEQFATLSAIAAGGPLP, from the coding sequence ATGGCACGTAAACCGCTGATCGCGGGCAACTGGAAGATGAACCTCAACCATTTCGAGGCCATCGCGCTCGTCCAGAAGATCGCGTTCTCGTTGCCCGACAAGTACTTCGACAAGGTCGACGTCACGGTGATCCCGCCGTTCACCGATCTGCGCAGTGTGCAGACCCTGGTCGACGGCGACAAACTGCGGCTGACCTACGGCGCGCAGGACCTGTCGCAGCACGATTCGGGCGCCTACACCGGTGACATCAGCGGCGCGTTCCTGGCCAAGCTCGGTTGCACGTTCGTGGTCGTCGGACACTCCGAGCGCCGCACGTATCACCATGAGGACGATGCGGTCGTCGCCGAGAAGGCGGCCGCGGCGTTCCGGCACGGCCTGACCCCGATCGTGTGTATCGGCGAGCAGCTCGAGGTCCGCGAGGGTGGCGGCCACGTCGAGTTCTGCGTGAACTCGCTGCGGGGCTCGCTGGCCGGGCTGACCAAGGAGCAGCTGGCCGGCGTCGTGATCGCCTACGAACCGGTGTGGGCCATCGGCACCGGCCGGGTCGCCAGTGCGGCCGACGCGCAGGAAGTGTGCGCTGCGATCCGGGCCGAGCTGGGCAACCTGGCTTCGCCGGCCGCGGCCGACGGTATCCGGGTGCTCTACGGCGGCTCGGTGAACGCCAAGAACGTCGGCGAGATCGTCGCCCAGAAGGACGTCGACGGTGCGTTGGTGGGCGGAGCGTCGCTGGCTGGCGAGCAATTCGCCACCCTGTCGGCAATCGCCGCAGGTGGGCCGCTGCCGTGA
- a CDS encoding ABC transporter substrate-binding protein: MPEVLRVGAALPDPPFNDVNGTGLDVELLAAIGQQLGADVEFIRYQGRDFNGIFDALDSGGFDCVASGTTVTGSRALKAAFCDPYLISGQAMAVDATRLPDVASIDDLEGLTIGVQQGNTSQPIANRLLADGKVAWVRVYDYGSIRSALRDLSTGRCDAFMKLDPVLTRLAEAIPGIAVVQRGITTEKIAIAVPTSDTALLGRINVAQATLEENGTLPAIRERWTGSPRADQSGPRSGDL; the protein is encoded by the coding sequence ATGCCTGAGGTGTTGCGCGTCGGGGCGGCATTGCCGGACCCACCGTTCAACGATGTGAACGGCACCGGCCTGGACGTCGAACTCCTGGCCGCCATCGGCCAGCAGCTCGGCGCCGACGTCGAGTTCATCCGCTACCAAGGGCGCGATTTCAACGGCATCTTCGACGCGCTGGATTCCGGTGGGTTCGACTGCGTGGCCTCCGGCACCACCGTCACCGGCTCTCGCGCGCTGAAGGCCGCGTTCTGCGATCCGTACCTGATCTCCGGTCAGGCGATGGCCGTCGACGCCACCCGGCTGCCCGACGTCGCGTCGATCGACGATCTCGAGGGATTGACGATCGGGGTGCAGCAGGGCAACACCAGTCAGCCGATCGCGAACCGGTTGCTGGCCGACGGCAAGGTCGCGTGGGTTCGGGTGTACGACTACGGCAGCATTCGCAGCGCGCTGCGCGATCTGTCGACGGGCCGCTGCGACGCCTTCATGAAGCTCGACCCGGTGCTGACCCGGCTGGCGGAGGCGATACCCGGCATCGCCGTGGTTCAGCGCGGCATCACCACCGAGAAGATCGCGATCGCGGTGCCGACGAGCGACACCGCGTTACTGGGCCGGATCAACGTCGCGCAGGCCACACTCGAGGAGAACGGCACGTTGCCGGCGATCCGGGAACGGTGGACCGGCTCGCCCCGGGCCGACCAAAGCGGCCCCAGATCGGGTGACCTCTAG
- a CDS encoding phosphoglycerate kinase, which produces MAVKTLDDLLAEGVSGRGVLVRSDLNVPLDGGKITDPGRIIASVPTLKALADAGAKVIVTAHLGRPKGGPEPEFSLAPVAAALGEKLGRHVQLAGDVVGTDALARAEGLTDGDVLLLENIRFDPRETSKDDAERLKLAKALVELVGDDGAFVSDGFGVVHRKQASVYDVATLLPHYAGTLVAAEVKVLQQLTSSTDRPYAVVLGGSKVSDKLAVIENLATKSDSIVIGGGMCFTFLAAQGVSVGTSLLQEEMIDTCRQLLETYGDVIHLPVDIVVAEKFAADSPPETVWADQIPDGKMGLDIGPESVKRFSTLLSNARTIFWNGPMGVFEFPAFSAGTKGVAEAIVGATAKGAFSVVGGGDSAAAVRQLGLPEDGFSHISTGGGASLEYLEGKTLPGIDVLES; this is translated from the coding sequence ATGGCCGTCAAGACACTCGACGACCTGCTGGCCGAGGGTGTTTCGGGTCGGGGCGTTCTCGTGCGCTCCGATCTGAACGTCCCGCTCGACGGTGGGAAGATCACTGATCCGGGCCGCATCATCGCGTCGGTTCCGACACTCAAGGCGCTGGCCGACGCCGGTGCGAAGGTCATCGTGACCGCGCACCTGGGCCGGCCCAAGGGCGGACCGGAGCCAGAGTTCTCGCTGGCGCCGGTGGCCGCCGCGTTGGGGGAGAAACTGGGCCGGCATGTGCAGCTGGCCGGTGACGTGGTCGGTACCGATGCGCTCGCTCGCGCCGAGGGACTGACCGACGGCGACGTGTTGCTGCTGGAGAACATCCGCTTCGACCCGCGGGAGACCAGCAAGGACGACGCCGAGCGGCTGAAGCTGGCCAAGGCTTTGGTCGAATTGGTCGGCGACGACGGCGCTTTCGTCTCCGACGGGTTCGGCGTGGTGCACCGCAAGCAGGCGTCGGTGTACGACGTCGCGACCCTGCTGCCGCACTACGCCGGCACGCTGGTGGCCGCTGAGGTCAAGGTGCTTCAGCAGCTGACCAGCTCGACCGATCGGCCGTACGCCGTGGTGCTGGGCGGGTCGAAGGTGTCGGACAAGCTGGCCGTTATCGAGAACCTGGCGACCAAGTCTGACAGCATCGTCATCGGCGGCGGTATGTGCTTCACCTTCCTTGCCGCGCAAGGGGTTTCGGTGGGCACCTCGCTGCTGCAGGAGGAGATGATCGACACCTGCCGCCAACTGCTGGAGACCTACGGTGACGTGATTCATCTGCCGGTGGACATCGTGGTGGCCGAGAAGTTCGCCGCCGACTCGCCGCCGGAAACCGTTTGGGCAGACCAGATCCCGGACGGCAAGATGGGGCTGGACATCGGACCGGAGTCGGTGAAGCGGTTCAGCACACTGCTGTCCAACGCCCGCACCATCTTCTGGAACGGGCCGATGGGCGTGTTCGAGTTCCCGGCGTTCTCGGCGGGCACCAAGGGTGTCGCCGAGGCGATCGTCGGCGCGACCGCCAAGGGCGCGTTCAGCGTGGTCGGCGGCGGCGATTCGGCGGCCGCGGTGCGGCAGTTGGGTCTGCCCGAGGACGGTTTCTCGCACATTTCCACCGGCGGCGGTGCATCGCTGGAATACCTTGAGGGCAAAACACTGCCCGGTATCGACGTCCTGGAGTCCTGA
- the gap gene encoding type I glyceraldehyde-3-phosphate dehydrogenase yields MTIRVGVNGFGRIGRNFFRALDAQKAQGKNTDVEIIAVNDLTDNATLAHLLKFDSILGRLPYEVSLEGEDTIVVGDTKIKALEVKAGPAELPWGDLGVDIVVESTGIFTKRDKAQGHLDAGAKKVIISAPATDEDITIVLGVNDDKYDGSQNIISNASCTTNCLGPLAKVLNDEFGIVKGLMTTIHAYTQDQNLQDGPHSDLRRARAAALNIVPTSTGAAKAIGLVLPELKGKLDGYALRVPIPTGSVTDLTAELSTSASAADINAAMKAAAEGKLKGILKYYDAPIVSSDIVTDPHSSIFDSGLTKVIDNQAKVVSWYDNEWGYSNRLVDLVALVGKSL; encoded by the coding sequence GTGACCATCCGGGTTGGCGTTAATGGCTTCGGCCGTATTGGCCGTAATTTCTTCCGGGCTCTGGACGCGCAGAAGGCGCAGGGCAAGAACACCGATGTGGAGATCATCGCGGTCAACGATCTGACCGATAATGCGACGCTGGCGCATTTGTTGAAGTTCGACTCGATCCTGGGCCGGCTGCCCTATGAGGTGAGCCTGGAGGGCGAGGACACCATCGTCGTCGGCGACACCAAGATCAAGGCGCTCGAGGTCAAGGCCGGCCCGGCCGAACTGCCGTGGGGCGATTTGGGTGTCGACATCGTGGTCGAGTCGACCGGGATCTTCACCAAGCGTGACAAGGCCCAGGGCCACCTGGATGCCGGGGCCAAGAAGGTCATCATTTCCGCGCCGGCCACCGATGAGGACATCACGATCGTGCTCGGGGTCAATGACGACAAGTACGACGGCAGCCAGAACATCATCTCCAACGCCTCGTGCACCACGAACTGCCTGGGCCCGCTGGCCAAGGTCCTCAATGATGAGTTCGGCATCGTCAAGGGTTTGATGACCACGATCCACGCCTACACCCAGGATCAGAACCTGCAGGACGGCCCGCACAGCGATCTGCGCCGCGCGCGGGCGGCGGCGTTGAACATCGTGCCGACCTCGACCGGTGCGGCCAAGGCGATCGGTCTGGTGCTGCCGGAACTGAAGGGCAAGCTCGACGGCTACGCGTTGCGGGTGCCGATCCCCACCGGTTCGGTTACCGACCTGACCGCGGAGCTGAGCACGTCGGCCAGCGCCGCCGACATCAACGCCGCGATGAAGGCTGCTGCTGAGGGCAAGCTCAAGGGCATCCTGAAGTACTACGACGCCCCGATCGTCTCCAGCGATATCGTCACCGACCCGCACAGCTCGATCTTCGACTCCGGTTTGACCAAGGTCATCGACAACCAGGCCAAGGTCGTGTCCTGGTATGACAACGAATGGGGCTACTCCAACCGCCTCGTGGACCTGGTCGCACTGGTCGGCAAGTCCCTCTAA
- a CDS encoding cytochrome P450 encodes MDLHVKARAHWFLGYGLARSALKVLAHRGDPFARLLIDSDRPENTYRLIEQIRQQGRISTAIASAWVTADAQVVRKVLRDDRFRTIKPIDRSPFRIVRWLVAKTDPGMMNPVEPPSLLVVDPPVHSRLRRLVSRAFTPRATDGLQHRIHEITNTVLDDLAGQTHCDLIAAFAARIPIEVIAEMLGVPRDEIPELHAFAEPGAKLLTTTVPAWGDFRTASTALLEFEGYIAAHIERLRRSGADDSILSAVLQDSDLTEEEVRMFAGLLLGAGFITTTHAFGNAVVALLRHPEQLAHLQAHPEGWPNAVEETLRYDSVAQIGVRVATEPVEIEGCSIDEGQAVFVVIAGANRDPAVFDRPDEFDTTRANAREHLSFSSGIHVCIGAALARLELNIGLQALFRRYPQLALDGEPTLNESTLLRGVKHLPVSLGPAAVVSASPPAVGGVGG; translated from the coding sequence ATGGACCTGCATGTCAAGGCCAGGGCACATTGGTTCCTGGGCTACGGGCTTGCTCGTTCAGCACTCAAGGTGCTCGCACATCGCGGTGACCCGTTCGCGCGTCTCCTCATCGACAGCGACCGTCCAGAGAACACCTATCGCCTCATCGAGCAGATCCGGCAGCAGGGGCGAATATCCACGGCGATCGCAAGTGCATGGGTGACCGCTGACGCTCAGGTTGTCCGAAAAGTTCTGCGCGACGACAGATTCCGAACCATCAAACCGATCGATCGCTCCCCTTTCCGCATCGTTCGGTGGCTGGTTGCAAAGACAGACCCGGGCATGATGAATCCGGTGGAACCGCCGTCGCTGTTGGTGGTGGACCCACCCGTGCACAGTCGGTTGCGTCGCCTCGTCTCACGGGCTTTCACACCACGCGCGACCGACGGACTCCAGCACCGCATCCACGAGATCACCAACACGGTGCTCGACGACCTCGCCGGCCAGACGCACTGTGATCTGATAGCCGCCTTCGCGGCCAGAATTCCCATCGAGGTCATCGCCGAGATGCTGGGAGTGCCCCGCGACGAGATCCCGGAGCTCCACGCGTTCGCCGAACCGGGCGCCAAACTTCTCACCACCACCGTTCCCGCCTGGGGCGACTTCCGCACGGCGTCGACGGCACTGCTCGAATTCGAGGGCTACATCGCCGCACATATCGAACGGCTCCGGCGCAGCGGTGCTGACGACAGCATCCTGTCCGCAGTCCTGCAGGACAGCGACCTGACCGAAGAAGAGGTCAGGATGTTCGCCGGCCTGCTCCTCGGCGCCGGATTCATCACCACCACCCATGCATTCGGCAATGCGGTGGTGGCGCTTCTACGTCACCCCGAGCAGCTGGCTCATCTGCAAGCGCATCCCGAGGGCTGGCCAAACGCGGTCGAGGAGACACTCCGCTACGACTCCGTCGCCCAGATCGGGGTGCGGGTGGCGACCGAGCCTGTCGAGATCGAGGGCTGCAGCATCGACGAAGGGCAGGCAGTGTTCGTCGTCATCGCAGGCGCCAATCGGGACCCCGCGGTCTTCGACCGTCCTGACGAGTTCGACACCACCCGCGCCAATGCCCGCGAGCACCTCAGCTTCAGCTCGGGGATCCACGTCTGTATCGGCGCAGCGCTGGCGCGCCTGGAATTGAACATCGGTCTGCAAGCACTGTTTCGGCGATACCCACAGCTTGCTCTGGATGGCGAACCGACGCTCAACGAAAGCACCCTGCTGCGCGGGGTGAAACATCTACCCGTCAGCCTCGGGCCCGCGGCAGTCGTCAGCGCTTCACCACCAGCCGTCGGCGGGGTCGGCGGCTGA